Genomic segment of Streptosporangium sp. NBC_01755:
CCGGGATCACGGTGAGCACCGCGAGCATGGCGAGGTTCCTGGGCCGCCGGAATGTCATGCCGATCTCCGAGCCGAGCAGCCGCAGCCACGCCCTGGGGGCGCTCACCGCCCGCCGCGCAGGAATCGGGCCTCCGGCCGCGTGCCCACCCGCCGCCATGGCCGGGCCCGGCACTGAGCCCGGTGCGGAGCCCGGTGCGGAGCCCGCCGCCGGGGACGGAGCATGGTCAGGGCTGGCGTGTACGGCGTTCTCGGTGAACACGGCTTCCTTCCCGCTAACCGTCGACATCGAATCCCTCCCCGGTCAGGCCGACGAACACGTCCTCGAGACTTGGCCGCTGGACGGCCAGGCCGCGGACGGCGACCCCGCCTGTGACCAGGGCCGCGCATACGCGCTCCGGCAGGACGGCTCCCAGCGCCGCGCTGACGCCGCCGTCACCGAGACGGACCTCCGGCAGGCCGAGCCCGGCGAGCACGGCCGCCGCCGTCGCGGTGTCGGGGGTCTCCACCCGGATCCTGACCGTCTCCGAGGCTCGCAGGTCGGCGATGGGTCCCTGCGCGACCAGCCGCCCGGTCCGCATGACCGCGACGTGGGAGCACATCTGCTCCACCTCGGCCAGCAGGTGGGAGGAGACGAAAACGGTGGTCCCCTCGGCGGCTATCTCCTTGACCAGGCCGCGTACCTCGCGGGTGCCCTGCGGGTCCAGCCCGTTGGTCGGCTCGTCGAGGATCAACAGCTCTCTGGGGCCGAGCAGCGTGGCGGCGATGGCCAGCCGCTGGCGCATGCCGAGCGAGTAGGCCCGATAGCGTTTGCCCGCCGCGGCGGCCAGGCCCACCCGTTCCAGGGCGAGTCCGATCCTGGCCGAGACGGTGCGCGGGTCGGCCGACGGGTCGGCGGCGTCGTAGCGGCGCAGGTTCGCCTCACCCGACAGGTAGGGGTAGAAGGCCGGCCCCTCGACCAGTGCCCCCACCCTCGACAGCACGCCGCCCACCCCGCCCGGCATCGATGTGCCGAGCAGTCGCCACTCGCCCGCCGTCGGCACCACCAGGCCGAGCAGCATGCGGATGGTGGTGGTCTTGCCCGAACCGTTGGGGCCCAGGAAGCCGAACACCGACCCGCTGGGCACGGCGAGGTCGAGGGCGTCCACGGCCACCTGCCCGCTCCCGAACCGCTTGGTCAGCCCACTGGTGACGATGGAGAGCTCCGCACCGGGCGTCTCTCGCCGGGCACCGCCCCCCGGATCCCCGAGGTGGGATCCGGGGGCGTCCATCGCCGGCCCGGCGTCTGTCGGCGTCCGGCTCATTTTCGACCGGCCGCCTCGGACAGCTTCTCCGGGGTGACGGCGCCGACCAGCAGGCGGCCGTCGTCGGTCAGCAGCGCGGAGAGCAGCTTGGTCTGGATGACCTTGCCGCTGCCCCACGTCCCGCTGATCGGCTTGGCCGACTTCAGCAGGGCGTCGCCGATCGCGCCGATGTCCTGTCCCGCGGCTTCCCCGCCCTGGCCCGGCGCCCCGCCCTGTCCCGGTGCCCCGCCCGTGAGCTCCCGCTCGGAGACGGGGAGCACCGCGACCGTGGTCCAGCCGTCGCCGACGGTGCTGACCTCGCCCTTGAGCTTCTGCGCGTCTTCGAGCCCCTCGTCCTGCACCGGTTTCTGCTCCTTGAGGATCTCGCCGATCGACGTCTCCTCGACCTTGGCGCCCGCGGGCGGGGTGAAGGTGAAGTTCTCCGCGGCGGGCGGGGAGAACGTGACCGAGGTGAAGCCGACCTCGAAGGCGGGCTCGGCCGCGCTCCTGGCGTAGACCTGGACCCGCAGCGGGACCAGGGTCTCCCCGTCCAGCGCCAGCTTGACCTCCTTGATCAGGGACGAGGTGTCCTTGGGCGCGAACGCGAGCTGGTAGGCAGCGCGGTCGGCGACCTTCTCGGTGTTGCTCACGCTGACCACGGTGTCGGCGCCGACCCGCTGCAGCAGCTGCTGGGCGAGCTGCTGCGGCGTGGTCGCCGTGGGCAGCGCCTCGTGGGCGCGGGCCGCCCCCTCACCCTGCTCCCCGCCCTCGACCTTGACGCGGGTGGCCTTGTTCTCGTCGCTCTGCCACAGCCAGACCTGGTCGCCGTTGGTGATCAGGTTGGTCTCGCTCATCCGGCCGGGGAGGGCGAAGCGGACCTTGCCCGCTCCTCCGTACCAGACCTTGAGCTCGTGCGAGCCCGCGAGCAGGGCGGCGGGTGAGGATCCGCCCATGCCAGAGACCTCCGGCAGTCCGGGGATCCCGAGCGAGGCGGTCTGCATGACGGTGCCCGACATGGGTTTCAACCCGGTCCGGCCTGCCTGGGCCGCACTCGCGAGCAGTTGCTCGGCGGTACGCTCGGGCAGGATGGGATCCCCCTGGACAGCTGCGATGACCGGCCCGGCTCCGATGGCTCCGGCGATCACCGCGACCGCGGCGACCGGCACGGCCCATCTCACCGTGCGTCCGCGTCTCGCTCGTTCTGACATCTCATTCCTCCACGGTATGCCGTCGATCCCGGTAAGCAGCAGCCTGCTGGACGGCTCCTGTGCCGAGGCTGAGACAGTCTGAGAGGACTCACAGGATTCTCAGCCGCCTCTCAGGCCGGGTGGTCGAGGATGGGGACGTTCGAGGTGAGGGAAGAGGTGGATCATGCGGGTTCTCGTCGTGGAGGACGAGCGGCGGATGGCCGCGGCCCTGCGGCGGGGGTTGCAGGCCGAGGGGTTCGTGGTCGACCTCGCGCACGACGGGGAGGACGGCCTCCACCAGGCCAGGCACGGCGAGTACGACGTGATGGTGCTGGACATCATGTTGCCCAGGATCTCCGGCTACAACGTCTGCAAGCAGCTGCGGGCGGAGGAGAACTGGGTGCCGATCCTGATGCTGTCGGCCAAGGACGGCGAGTACGACATGGCCGACGGGCTCGACCTCGGCGCCGACGACTACCTGACCAAGCCGTTCTCGTACGTGGTGCTGGTGGCCAGGCTGAGGGCGCTGCTGCGGCGCGGCGCGCACCGGCGCCCGTCCGTGCTGAGGGCCGGGGACCTGGCACTGGATCCGGCGCGGCGGCGCGTCACCAGGGGCGAGACGCCGGTGGAGCTGACGCCCAGGGAGTTCGCGCTGCTGGAGTTCCTGATCCGCCACCACGACGAGGTGGTCTCCAAGACGGAGATCCTGGAGCACGTCTGGGACACCTTCGACACCGACCCCAACGTGGTCGAGGTCTACGTCGGCTATCTGCGGCGCAAGATCGACGTGCCGTTCTCCAGGAACGCGTTGCAGACGGTGCGGGGAGCGGGATACCGGCTGGCCGGCGATGGCGGCTGACATGGCGGCTGACATGGCGGCTGATTCCGCGCCCCGGCCCCGCCGGGCTCCCCCGGCCGACCCGCTCCCGGCGACCGGCGCGGCACCGGGGGGAAAACGTCGAGCGGTCGGCCTGTGGCGGCGCAGGAGCCTGCGTTTCCGGCTGACCGCGGTCGCCTCGGCCGTGCTGGCGGTGGCACTCGTGGTCTCGGCGTACGTGATGATCGGCGTGCTCCGCAACGCGCTGCTGAGCACCATCGACGACTCGATCTACCAGCGGGCCAGGGAGACTGTCTCACTGGCCGACGCCGGGCGGCTGCCCGGCGAGATGACCTCGCCGGACGGCACGCTCCTGCAGGTGATCGACGGTGCGGGGCGGATCACCCACACCACCGCCGGCACCGACAGGCTGGTGCCGCTGCTGAACGCCGCCTGCCGAGCCAAGGCGATCGGCGCGGCCGAGGCGCGCTTCTTGAACGGGAAGCCGTACGGCATCCCGCACGTGCTGCGAGTCCGGGTGCTCAGCGCCGACGGGGGAAGGACGGTGATCGCGGCGCGCCCCTTCAGCGAGGTGCAGACCAGCATCTCCACGGCCGGGCACGTGCTGCTCGTCGGCACGCCGCTGCTGCTGATCCTGCTCGCCGGGGTCAGCTGGGTGATCATCGGCGGGACCCTGCGGCCGATCGCGGCGCTGCGCCGGGGCGCGGAGGAGATCACCGACACCGCCCGCTCGCGCCGCCTGCCGGTGCCCGAGGCGCGCGACGAGGTGCACAGCCTGGCCACGACGCTGAACGCGATGCTGGCCCGGCTGGAGAAGGCGGACATCCGGCAGCGGGCCCTGGTCTCGGACGCGGCGCACGAGCTGCGCAGCCCGCTGGCGAGCATCCGGCTCCAGCTGGAGGTGGCGCTCGGCCATCCCGGGGGGCAGGACTGGCGGGAGACGGCCGAGGGCGTGCTGGAGGACACCATGCGCCTGTCCCGGCTGGCCGAGGACCTGCTCGCGCTGGCCCGCCTGGACGAGCGCGGCGGTACACCGGCGCGCAGGGAGCCTGTGGAGCTGGACCAGCTGGTCCAGCAGACCGTCGAGCGGTACGGCCAGGCCGTCACGGTGAGGATCGGCAACGACCCGATCGTGGTGACCGGGGACGCGCTGGATCTGGGACGGGTGCCGGCCAACCTGGTCGACAACGCGCTCCGGCACACCCGTACCTCCGTACTGGTCGAGCTGCGAGCCGAGGGAG
This window contains:
- a CDS encoding ABC transporter ATP-binding protein — its product is MSRTPTDAGPAMDAPGSHLGDPGGGARRETPGAELSIVTSGLTKRFGSGQVAVDALDLAVPSGSVFGFLGPNGSGKTTTIRMLLGLVVPTAGEWRLLGTSMPGGVGGVLSRVGALVEGPAFYPYLSGEANLRRYDAADPSADPRTVSARIGLALERVGLAAAAGKRYRAYSLGMRQRLAIAATLLGPRELLILDEPTNGLDPQGTREVRGLVKEIAAEGTTVFVSSHLLAEVEQMCSHVAVMRTGRLVAQGPIADLRASETVRIRVETPDTATAAAVLAGLGLPEVRLGDGGVSAALGAVLPERVCAALVTGGVAVRGLAVQRPSLEDVFVGLTGEGFDVDG
- a CDS encoding LolA family protein, which gives rise to MRWAVPVAAVAVIAGAIGAGPVIAAVQGDPILPERTAEQLLASAAQAGRTGLKPMSGTVMQTASLGIPGLPEVSGMGGSSPAALLAGSHELKVWYGGAGKVRFALPGRMSETNLITNGDQVWLWQSDENKATRVKVEGGEQGEGAARAHEALPTATTPQQLAQQLLQRVGADTVVSVSNTEKVADRAAYQLAFAPKDTSSLIKEVKLALDGETLVPLRVQVYARSAAEPAFEVGFTSVTFSPPAAENFTFTPPAGAKVEETSIGEILKEQKPVQDEGLEDAQKLKGEVSTVGDGWTTVAVLPVSERELTGGAPGQGGAPGQGGEAAGQDIGAIGDALLKSAKPISGTWGSGKVIQTKLLSALLTDDGRLLVGAVTPEKLSEAAGRK
- a CDS encoding sensor histidine kinase, whose amino-acid sequence is MAADSAPRPRRAPPADPLPATGAAPGGKRRAVGLWRRRSLRFRLTAVASAVLAVALVVSAYVMIGVLRNALLSTIDDSIYQRARETVSLADAGRLPGEMTSPDGTLLQVIDGAGRITHTTAGTDRLVPLLNAACRAKAIGAAEARFLNGKPYGIPHVLRVRVLSADGGRTVIAARPFSEVQTSISTAGHVLLVGTPLLLILLAGVSWVIIGGTLRPIAALRRGAEEITDTARSRRLPVPEARDEVHSLATTLNAMLARLEKADIRQRALVSDAAHELRSPLASIRLQLEVALGHPGGQDWRETAEGVLEDTMRLSRLAEDLLALARLDERGGTPARREPVELDQLVQQTVERYGQAVTVRIGNDPIVVTGDALDLGRVPANLVDNALRHTRTSVLVELRAEGADAVLTVTDDGPGIPEFDRERVFDRFTRLDSARSRDEGGAGLGLAIVRETVHAHGGAVHLEDASPGLRAVVRLPLS
- a CDS encoding response regulator transcription factor, translated to MRVLVVEDERRMAAALRRGLQAEGFVVDLAHDGEDGLHQARHGEYDVMVLDIMLPRISGYNVCKQLRAEENWVPILMLSAKDGEYDMADGLDLGADDYLTKPFSYVVLVARLRALLRRGAHRRPSVLRAGDLALDPARRRVTRGETPVELTPREFALLEFLIRHHDEVVSKTEILEHVWDTFDTDPNVVEVYVGYLRRKIDVPFSRNALQTVRGAGYRLAGDGG